A genome region from Deltaproteobacteria bacterium includes the following:
- the dnaA gene encoding chromosomal replication initiator protein DnaA: MRVRNSPASDLERTWDRVLERVAERVSMEDLHQLIRPLRPTAVTPAQFQLEAPNRLVLHCINDRYLPAIHASVAAVLGPRQVVIQLPLRSQGELFPDTGRRRAERRARPLHGTLNPKYTFANFVVGASNQFAHAASKAVASQPGGHYNPLFIYGGVGLGKTHLVSAIGHQILERNELARVAYLSTEVFMNDLISSLRRDRMGEFKERFRRVDVLILDDVQFLAGRERTQEEFFHTFNALYDQRRLIVLTSDKVPKDIHGLEERLRNRFEWGLIADIQPPDVETRVAIIEKKAEMEGIPLPNEVALFLGSELASNVRELEGSLTRLGAHASLARRPITVEFAREVLQTVLKPRVPSVSFDAIVDAVCTHFSLRPIDLRSKRRSRNVVVPRQLAMYLCRRLMSASFPHIGELFGRDHSTVIHATAVTERRIKEDAAFQATLERLERSLREH; encoded by the coding sequence ATGCGTGTGCGTAACTCGCCCGCCTCCGATCTCGAGCGTACGTGGGACCGCGTCCTCGAGCGGGTGGCGGAACGCGTGAGCATGGAGGATCTCCACCAGTTGATCCGCCCACTCAGGCCGACGGCGGTCACGCCGGCCCAGTTCCAGCTCGAGGCGCCGAATCGCCTGGTCCTCCATTGCATCAACGACAGGTACCTGCCCGCCATCCATGCGAGCGTTGCCGCCGTTCTCGGGCCACGGCAGGTCGTCATCCAGCTTCCGCTCCGCAGCCAGGGAGAGCTCTTCCCGGATACCGGCCGCCGACGCGCCGAGCGCCGGGCTCGTCCCCTCCACGGCACCCTGAATCCCAAGTACACGTTCGCGAACTTCGTCGTCGGCGCCTCGAACCAGTTCGCCCACGCGGCGAGCAAGGCCGTAGCCTCTCAGCCCGGAGGCCACTACAACCCACTCTTCATCTACGGCGGGGTCGGCCTCGGGAAGACGCACCTGGTGAGCGCCATCGGCCACCAGATCCTCGAGCGCAACGAGCTCGCGCGCGTCGCCTACTTGTCCACCGAGGTCTTCATGAACGACCTCATCTCGTCGCTGCGACGGGACCGCATGGGGGAGTTCAAGGAACGCTTCCGCAGGGTCGACGTCCTCATCCTCGACGACGTCCAGTTTCTGGCCGGTCGCGAGCGCACCCAAGAGGAGTTCTTCCACACCTTCAACGCGCTGTACGATCAGCGCCGGCTGATCGTGCTCACCTCCGACAAGGTCCCGAAGGACATCCACGGCCTCGAGGAGCGGTTGCGAAACCGGTTCGAGTGGGGGCTGATCGCCGACATCCAGCCGCCGGACGTGGAGACCCGTGTCGCGATCATCGAGAAGAAGGCCGAGATGGAGGGCATCCCCCTTCCGAACGAGGTGGCACTCTTCCTCGGGAGCGAGCTCGCATCCAACGTGCGCGAACTCGAGGGGTCGCTCACCCGGCTCGGGGCCCACGCATCGCTTGCCCGCCGCCCGATCACCGTCGAGTTCGCGCGTGAGGTCCTGCAGACCGTGCTGAAGCCCCGGGTGCCCAGCGTGTCCTTCGACGCCATCGTCGACGCGGTCTGCACGCATTTCTCGCTCCGCCCGATCGACCTGCGCTCCAAGCGCCGTAGCCGGAACGTCGTGGTCCCCCGCCAGCTCGCCATGTACCTCTGCCGCCGCCTCATGAGTGCGTCCTTCCCGCACATCGGTGAGCTCTTCGGGCGTGATCACTCGACCGTGATCCACGCCACGGCGGTGACCGAGCGGCGTATCAAAGAGGACGCCGCCTTCCAGGCCACCCTCGAACGGCTCGAGCGCAGCTTACGAGAACACTAG
- the dnaN gene encoding DNA polymerase III subunit beta, which translates to MEVTVRREDLVRGLHLAQGVVERRNTLPILSNVLVEPAGEGIALTATDMEVGLRSLIPAQVRRKGVVTLSARKLYEIVREVTADEVVLRVVQGGWVEILAGRSKFKIVSLDAKDFPELPLGADAPQGTTMAIAVGTLREMIDRTLFAVSSDETRFNLSGVFLSNEDDGVLRMVATDGHRLALIDRRLPSAKMERGVVMPRKGLIEARKLLDEAEDAEVTMVVSPKDVRLVLRSVSFFMRLVEGEFPDYRQVIPGAASVQARANRDDFLAALRRISLLASERSHGVKLHLERGKLELSASNPDQGEASEEVDVQYTGEPLTIGFNARYLMDVLAVHAEGDVIELGFTDEVGPGVVRGSQDPEYTYVVMPMRL; encoded by the coding sequence ATGGAGGTTACGGTTCGGCGCGAGGATCTCGTTCGGGGTCTCCATCTGGCCCAGGGGGTCGTTGAGCGACGCAACACCTTGCCGATCCTCTCGAACGTCCTCGTAGAGCCTGCCGGTGAGGGGATTGCGCTCACGGCCACGGACATGGAGGTCGGTCTCCGTAGCCTGATCCCAGCCCAGGTCAGAAGGAAGGGTGTGGTGACGCTGAGCGCACGCAAGCTGTACGAGATCGTGCGCGAGGTCACAGCGGACGAGGTCGTCCTCAGGGTCGTACAGGGGGGCTGGGTGGAGATACTTGCCGGCCGCTCGAAGTTCAAGATCGTGAGCCTCGACGCGAAGGACTTTCCGGAGCTTCCGCTTGGGGCTGACGCGCCGCAAGGGACCACCATGGCGATCGCGGTGGGGACCCTCCGCGAGATGATCGACCGGACGCTGTTCGCCGTGTCCTCGGACGAGACGCGGTTCAATCTCTCAGGTGTCTTCCTTAGCAACGAGGATGATGGGGTGCTACGCATGGTGGCCACCGACGGGCACCGGCTCGCGCTGATCGACCGACGCCTGCCGAGCGCCAAGATGGAGCGGGGTGTCGTCATGCCCCGGAAGGGATTGATCGAGGCACGGAAGCTCCTCGACGAGGCGGAGGACGCCGAGGTGACGATGGTTGTGTCGCCCAAGGACGTCCGCTTGGTCCTGCGCTCGGTGTCCTTCTTCATGCGGCTCGTGGAAGGGGAGTTTCCGGACTACCGGCAGGTTATCCCCGGGGCGGCGAGCGTGCAGGCGCGCGCCAACCGCGACGACTTCCTCGCTGCGCTGCGGCGCATCTCGTTGCTGGCGAGCGAGCGCTCGCATGGCGTCAAGCTGCACCTCGAGCGTGGCAAGCTCGAGCTGTCGGCCAGCAACCCGGATCAGGGCGAGGCCTCGGAGGAGGTCGATGTGCAGTACACGGGGGAGCCGCTCACGATCGGTTTCAACGCGCGCTACCTGATGGACGTGCTGGCCGTGCACGCGGAAGGGGATGTCATCGAGCTCGGGTTCACGGACGAGGTCGGGCCGGGGGTCGTGCGGGGTTCGCAGGACCCCGAGTACACGTATGTCGTGATGCCGATGCGGCTCTGA